From Penicillium digitatum chromosome 5, complete sequence, one genomic window encodes:
- a CDS encoding C6 transcription factor, putative produces MDEGSGKAPRRKRVSRACDRCRSKKDKCDGIRPTCSACQTSGQSCSYDPHAKKRGLPEGYVRGLEKLWALSICNIDGFEDTMLAMLGNTAESAGRREKLISVWADDGASESLHECWKTSRLFGALEKLLSNSDTPGLATGKRSRNPQDDDPDSQWGFRVARTSPLGPGAPRVVEPFAASPGVKRARLSKETDGRCIPGPSPHMLQLPPQTSQLLDIYFAITHSWFPVVVKHNILRASYLYANAPFSIAAASPGSGDHAALWAILSYTITQSRTIPRAGPAGTVALAKEFYAVSRNLIPTEKERYEPGHIQALLLLALVNMGLEDWTAAWLLSGQAVRMAVSVGLGTVSDNRRSDELRQGKAVFLGCFVVDSLLSFRLSRSPAMPSNDLTAVGLLEEDGLEEWNSWVDVLPPTGAPQGSKNTPRRGPLLALSCFNRLVELASVLNKISRHMSSGYNMATFAQQLVMELKQWDGCLPLGCRLIGPESIYPERHSALLPHQSYLGLTYVATLLRLYLQLISGEQGLHRSQRPATEGAKKLLYRGLSMLTQHLENFSMCGFPPLFELSLRTIAEQAFRLRTIADSSDTFPFARWADELQHKTTTFTSTWPAYGSLVSTMERWQHSNEVVGGPSIFPMAVGVSFSGAPMARPMHPPGGARNLSQNGEGDFTSSILGISMPVDGQSLTPKDTVMENTDIGVTDVAPHHPREQSGLPDKITPRSRADSMYGTSSAQYQLPQPQTPDSTTSTPMMPGNVASVGDVDAIFNDLAYLDTTEWSTNREAGLKDFGFLDDSTFQAFCHDPDRLGGSQPLVHPPSIADIWPPPGFFPETFQEAAEESMGG; encoded by the exons ATGGATGAGGGATCAGGTAAGGCCCCTCGGCGCAAGAGGGTCTCCCGAGCTTGCGATCGTTGTCGCAGTAAGAAA GATAAATGCGACGGCATTCGTCCCACTTGTTCCGCATGTCAGACATCGGGCCAGTCCTGCTCCTACGACCCGCATGCGAAGAAACGCGGTCTCCCTGAGGGCTATGTCCGTGGCTTGGAAAAGTTGTGGGCGCTGTCGATCTGCAACATTGACGGTTTCGAGGACACCATGCTGGCCATGTTAGGAAATACCGCCGAGTCCGCCGGCCGTCGCGAGAAACTGATATCCGTGTGGGCGGACGATGGTGCATCGGAAAGTTTGCACGAATGTTGGAAAACGAGTCGGCTATTTGGTGCGCTGGAGAAATTGCTGTCTAATTCCGATACGCCGGGACTGGCGACTGGGAAGCGATCGCGGAACCCGCAAGATGATGACCCCGACAGTCAATGGGGGTTCCGAGTAGCTCGCACTTCTCCGCTCGGTCCAGGTGCTCCGCGTGTAGTTGAGCCCTTTGCCGCATCGCCGGGTGTAAAGCGGGCTCGATTATCAAAAGAGACAGATGGTCGGTGTATCCCTGGACCTAGTCCCCATATGCTGCAGTTGCCGCCTCAGACGTCGCAGCTACTCGATATCTACTTTGCAATCACCCATTCGTGGTTCCCTGTGGTCGTGAAGCATAATATTCTTCGCGCTTCTTACCTTTATGCCAACGCTCCTTTCTCTATTGCCGCAGCTTCACCTGGGTCCGGTGATCACGCCGCTCTGTGGGCAATTTTGAGTTACACTATCACTCAATCGCGAACAATTCCACGGGCCGGTCCCGCTGGAACCGTCGCTCTGGCGAAGGAATTCTATGCCGTCTCGCGAAACCTCATCCCCACGGAGAAAGAACGCTATGAACCCGGTCACATTCAGGCATTGCTGCTGCTGGCCTTGGTGAATATGGGTCTTGAAGATTGGACCGCAGCTTGGCTATTGAGCGGCCAAGCAGTGCGTATGGCGGTTTCCGTGGGTCTTGGAACTGTGTCCGACAATCGGCGGTCTGATGAACTCAGACAAGGTAAAGCGGTCTTTTTGGGATGCTTTGTAGTCGATTCATTGCTCTCTTTCCGTCTTTCACGGAGTCCAGCAATGCCTTCAAATGACCTTACTGCGGTGGGCCTGTTGGAAGAGGATGGATTGGAAGAGTGGAATTCCTGGGTGGACGTTTTACCACCAACGGGTGCTCCACAGGGCAGCAAGAACACACCGCGCCGAGGACCACTCTTGGCCCTGAGCTGCTTCAACCGCTTGGTTGAGCTGGCGAGCGTCCTCAATAAGATTTCCCGTCACATGTCTTCGGGATACAACATGGCCACTTTTGCGCAGCAATTGGTCATGGAGCTCAAGCAGTGGGATGGCTGCCTACCTCTGGGATGCCGACTGATTGGACCGGAAAGCATCTATCCAGAACGGCACTCGGCCTTGCTTCCGCATCAGAGTTACCTAGGGTTAACCTATGTGGCCACCCTGCTTCGGCTCTATCTGCAATTGATCTCGGGTGAGCAGGGCTTGCACCGTTCACAGCGCCCAGCCACAGAgggtgccaagaagctcctcTATCGAGGGCTCTCTATGCTCACCCAACACTTGGAAAACTTTTCCATGTGCGGTTTTCCACCGCTTTTCGAGCTAAGTCTACGCACAATTGCGGAGCAAGCGTTCAGACTTCGGACTATTGCCGACTCATCAGACACCTTCCCCTTTGCCAGATGGGCAGACGAGCTTCAACATAAAACGACAACTTTTACCTCCACATGGCCGGCCTATGGATCTTTGGTTTCTACCATGGAGAGGTGGCAGCACTCCAACGAGGTCGTTGGAGGACCATCCATTTTCCCGATGGCAGTCGGGGTTTCATTCTCGGGTGCACCCATGGCACGCCCCATGCACCCCCCAGGCGGAGCTCGCAATTTATCCCAAAACGGTGAAGGAGATTTTACCTCTTCTATTCTTGGCATCAGTATGCCAGTCGATGGGCAATCCTTGACCCCAAAGGACACTGTTATGGAAAACACAGACATAGGCGTGACGGACGTGGCACCACACCACCCAAGGGAACAGTCAGGCCTACCAGACAAGATCACTCCGCGCAGCAGAGCAGATTCCATGTACGGCACATCCAGCGCACAATATCAACTGCCACAACCCCAAACACCTGACTCGACGACCTCGACCCCTATGATGCCTGGAAATGTCGCTTCCGTTGGTGATGTCGACGCCATCTTCAATGACCTCGCATACCTGGATACCACTGAATGGTCTACGAATCGTGAGGCTGGCCTGAAGGATTTCGGCTTCTTGGATGATAGCACATTCCAGGCGTTCTGCCATGACCCGGATCGCTTGGGTGGATCACAGCCACTAGTTCATCCGCCTTCCATAGCAGATATCTGGCCGCCACCTGGATTTTTCCCAGAGACGTTCCAGGAAGCCGCCGAAGAATCTATGGGCGGCTGA
- a CDS encoding cytochrome c1 heme precursor protein translates to MQTDSITATWKKRKWDHEEPRSLTRPTTYVSSCRVDRPEYDGGCSLPLSRHPDGTDISFRPRCLPRKRRHVQGPYLTLPSHQHQHQQQLQLQQSPTHLSPNVYGAPNQDPYSPPVSPKTLVPLPYPSQQSASPSALRPCHICHRRPTTRQVLDAYADCDLCHERACFICLRQCDSASCGGTFGLPEVHMHVHMSSNDDGSYDTSEAPRRKICSSCAVEEITETGAEIVRCVDCVRGTGSWASAAIPSDWALDDMRHEDMTG, encoded by the exons ATGCAGACCGACTCGATAACGGCAACATGGAAGAAACGCAAGTGGGACCATGAGGAGCCTAGAAGTCTAACACGCCC AACAACATATGTCTCATCCTGCCGAGTGGATCGGCCTGAATACGATGGTGGCTGCTCGTTGCCTCTGTCACGACACCCTGACGGAACAGACATCTCCTTTCGACCACGCTGCCTCCCTCGAAAGCGCCGACACGTCCAAGGCCCTTATCTTACACTGCCATcccaccagcaccagcatcAACAACAGCTCCAGCTCCAACAATCTCCAACCCACCTTTCCCCAAACGTTTACGGCGCCCCAAACCAAGACCCATACTCACCCCCGGTCTCCCCTAAAACTCTCGTCCCATTGCCCTACCCATCGCAACAATCCGCCTCCCCCTCCGCGCTCCGCCCTTGCCACATCTGCCATCGCCGGCCAACAACCCGGCAAGTCCTCGACGCCTACGCAGATTGTGATCTCTGCCACGAACGGGCATGCTTCATCTGTCTCCGGCAATGCGATAGCGCATCCTGTGGCGGGACTTTCGGTCTGCCAGAAGTGCATATGCACGTGCACATGAGCTCAAATGACGACGGCAGCTATGATACTAGCGAGGCGCCGAGGAGGAAAATCTGCTCCAGCTGTGCTGTGGAGGAAATTACCGAGACTGGGGCGGAGATTGTGCGTTGTGTTGACTGTGTGCGTGGTACGGGCTCGTGGGCTTCAGCGGCTATTCCGTCTGACTGGGCTTTGGATGACATGCGGCATGAGGACATGACCGGGTAA
- a CDS encoding Di-trans-poly-cis-decaprenylcistransferase-like, which translates to MVSQRDREILRDDLRARGTKLSVEERETLLKSYLPDPTELRQKPAPKAITSERRKTRKTPVRTFVKSQIYYFAYAITHIIFGIVVRLLQAYHAVVDRIFAIVYYHHRTPELIRKDVKNLKRLPQHLSTILRLRKEDDALAVLMDEVAELAAWSSCSGISQLSVYEKSGILKSCIPALHQIITTKLASYYGTPSHQPILQIYAPHHPVHRSAPIKKTPDTTSQPQTLTILLLSSTDGRETLVDLTKTLAEMSQNGKLSPEDITPELVDAEISEITTQPLTMDPTLSDTVLKPEPDLLLVFGPFLKLDGYPPWQLRLTEMYCTGGRSHGLSGDGEAVEYQGYMRGLWHFAGAQMRFGR; encoded by the exons ATGGTCTCCCAACGAGACCGTGAGATCCTACGCGACGATCTACGCGCCCGCGGCACAAAACTCAGCGTAGAAGAGCGCGAAACCCTCCTTAAGAGCTATCTTCCCGACCCTACCGAGCTACGACAAAAACCAGCACCCAAAGCGATAACCAGCGAGCGCCGCAAGACGCGCAAAACACCGGTCCGCACATTCGTCAAGTCGCAAATCTATTACTTCGCCTATGCCATCACACACATCATCTTCGGCATCGTCGTGCGTCTCCTGCAGGCGTACCACGCCGTCGTTGACCGCATTTTCGCAATCGTCTATTACCACCACCGCACCCCCGAGCTGATTCGGAAAGATGTGAAGAATCTAAAGCGCTTGCCGCAGCATCTGAGTACAATTCTCAGGCTGCggaaggaagatgatgctCTTGCGGTGTTGATGGATGAGGTTGCTGAATTGGCGGCGTGGAGTTCGTGCTCGGGCATTTCCCAGCTCAGTGTATACGAAAAATCCG GCATCCTAAAATCCTGCATCCCAGCCCTTCACCAAATTATAACTACCAAACTCGCCTCCTACTACGGCACCCCGAGCCATCAACCCATTCTGCAAATCTACGCCCCTCACCACCCAGTGCACCGTAGTGCACCCATTAAAAAAACCCCCGACACCACAAGCCAACCTCAAACTCTGaccatcctcctcctctcctCAACGGACGGCCGCGAGACCCTTGTCGACCTTACCAAAACCCTGGCGGAGATGAGCCAGAACGGCAAGCTTTCCCCGGAAGATATCACCCCGGAGTTGGTCGACGCTGAGATCAGCGAGATCACTACGCAGCCACTGACTATGGACCCTACGCTATCGGATACGGTGCTGAAACCCGAGCCGGATCTGTTGCTTGTTTTTGGTCCGTTCCTTAAGCTCGATGGGTATCCACCGTGGCAGTTGaggttgacagagatgtaTTGCACTGGCGGGCGTAGTCATGGACTGAGTGGGGACGGAGAGGCGGTGGAGTATCAAGGGTATATGCGTGGTCTTTGGCACTTTGCTGGGGCCCAGATGAGGTTTGGCAGGTAG
- a CDS encoding Repressor protein, whose translation MLDSNPFIPPPMDAKSDIPACATKEADPTMFRPESAPRIFAPNASLVLIGIRGCGKRSLGFVAATALKRRFITEDHYFREVTGVTRQEYLKRYGSQEFQRRDIEVLKMMLDNHRTGCVMECGLASLTRPVQDHLRQYARSNPVVHLLRDIDRIQQLLGLEDQAVRLFREGDPMHRKCSNFEFYNLEDQTRALDNGSPDCRSADYSFKLQEVKEDFTRFVQFITGLDVNFSSYDSPFVLLETPPELRSFTHAIFVRSSDLIADNVNLTELESGGDAIELCVDRWSPDMAATVSKQVSVLRRNARTPVIISVDTSSTGIDSLEPATSSSRPYFEIIEHALRLGVEYLVVDLTQNRSRLVRAIKGRGNTKIIGQQVFEPSFPTTWDSTGCVTIYNEAEKLGCQLVRLLRVATKREDNAAVIEFSNKIRSLPGDHPPLIAYNIGTLGRTSQIFNSILTAVTHPAITQSAENKHDPQITSRDAVRALFESYVLDPLKFYIYGENVAYSLSPAMHNAAHRHCGMGHTYSIPDSPSLAVLDRLGRDPHFGGSSVVQPWRVQVYQKLASKSRHAEAIGAINTIMPLRGYANGTMFPLQEQASRRNQAGCVLGWYGENTDWVGIMTCIRRHLSPRNAISAKTTGLVIGAGGMARAAIYAMLRLGCRKIFIYNRTQSRAEEVAGHFNSWASSQADSAEVVCVLHSLRQDWPVDAAQPSLVASCVPADPDRDEPPANFEMPVQWLGSPTGGVILELAYKPLDTPLLRQMRRVRSETGRPWVLSDGLENVTEQGIAQFELMTGRKAPRRLMTYEVLHNYVGDSGRFDEKAIQARLDGVGSPVTREKE comes from the exons ATGCTCGATTCCAACCCTTTCATTCCCCCTCCGATGGACGCCAAGTCCGACATCCCCGCATGTGCTACCAAGGAAGCTGATCCCACCATGTTCCGCCCGGAATCCGCCCCTCGCATCTTTGCTCCCAATGCATCCCTCGTCCTGATCGGCATCCGCGGATGTGGCAAGCGCTCGCTAGGCTTCGTCGCCGCGACCGCGCTGAAGCGACGATTCATCACCGAAGACCACTACTTTCGAGAAGTCACGGGCGTCACGCGGCAGGAATACCTCAAGCGGTATGGTAGCCAGGAATTCCAGCGCCGGGATATCGAAGTCCTAAAGATGATGCTGGATAACCACCGCACGGGCTGCGTCATGGAGTGTGGGCTGGCTAGTCTGACGCGACCTGTACAGGATCACCTGCGTCAGTATGCCCGGTCCAACCCCGTGGTCCATTTGCTGCGCGATATCGATCGCATTCAGCAATTGCTCGGTTTAGAGGATCAGGCGGTACGATTGTTCCGGGAAGGGGACCCGATGCATCGGAAGTGTTCAAATTTTGAATTCTACAATCTTGAGGATCAGACTCGTGCGTTGGACAATGGGAGCCCAGACTGCCGGTCTGCGGATTATTCTTTCAAGTTGCAAGAGGTGAAAGAGGATTTCACGCGGTTTGTACAGTTCATTACTGGACTCGATGTGAACTTCTCGAGCTATGACTCGCCGTTCGTTCTGCTGGAGACACCACCAGAGCTGCGCTCTTTCACCCATGCTATCTTTGTGCGATCTTCAGATTTGATCGCCGACAATGTCAACCTGACTGAGCTGGAGTCTGGTGGAGATGCTATCGAGCTGTGTGTCGATCGCTGGAGCCCAGATATGGCAGCCACTGTCAGTAAACAGGTCTCGGTCCTGCGTCGAAATGCGCGGACGCCTGTAATTATCTCTGTTGACACTTCCTCTACCGGTATCGACTCCCTGGAGCCAGCCACCTCTTCTTCTCGTCCTTATTTTGAAATAATCGAGCATGCTCTACGCCTGGGTGTGGAATATCTTGTCGTAGACCTGACTCAAAACCGATCCCGGCTGGTTAGGGCTATCAAAGGTCGTGGGAATACCAAAATCATTGGCCAGCAGGTCTTTGAACCATCTTTTCCCACCACATGGGACAGCACGGGCTGCGTCACCATATACAACGAAGCTGAAAAGCTCGGCTGTCAGCTCGTCCGCCTCCTTCGAGTTGCAACAAAGCGAGAGGATAATGCCGCTGTGATTGAGTTCTCCAATAAAATCAGATCACTTCCAGGAGATCACCCACCGCTCATTGCCTACAATATCGGCACTCTGGGCCGCACCTCGCAAATTTTTAACTCGATCCTTACTGCAGTAACACATCCAGCGATCACCCAGTCCGCAGAGAATAAACACGACCCGCAGATAACCTCTCGCGATGCCGTCCGCGCACTCTTCGAAAGTTACGTGCTTGACCCTCTCAAGTTCTACATCTACGGGGAGAACGTCGCCTACAGTCTATCTCCGGCAATGCACAATGCGGCACACCGACACTGCGGTATGGGCCACACCTATAGTATCCCGGATTCACCCTCTCTCGCAGTCTTAGACCGACTGGGTCGAGATCCGCATTTTGGGGGTTCCAGTGTTGTGCAGCCATGGCGTGTACAGGTATACCAAAAGCTCGCCTCGAAAAGCCGACACGCCGAAGCCATCGGGGCAATCAACACAATCATGCCGCTCCGCGGATACGCAAACGGAACGATGTTCCCACTCCAAGAACAAGCTAGCCGACGCAACCAAGCCGGGTGCGTGCTGGGCTGGTACGGTGAGAACACCGATTGGGTCGGGATCATGACGTGCATCAGGCGCCATCTCTCGCCGCGCAACGCAATCAGCGCAAAAACAACAGGCCTAGTCATTGGCGCGGGCGGCATGGCGCGGGCCGCCATCTACGCCATGCTCCGACTTGGGTGTCGGAAGATCTTCATCTACAATCGCACACAGTCGCGTGCCGAGGAAGTTGCGGGGCATTTCAACTCCTGGGCGTCGTCGCAGGCGGACTCGGCCGAGGTGGTTTGTGTCTTGCACTCGCTTCGGCAAGACTGGCCTGTGGATGCTGCTCAGCCTAGTCTAGTTGCCTCTTGTGTACCGGCTGATCCAGACCGAGATGAACCACCGGCGAACTTTGAGATGCCGGTGCAGTGGCTTGGGAGTCCTACGGGGGGTGTGATACTCGAG TTGGCTTATAAACCCCTCGATACACCACTTTTGCGACAAATGCGCCGAGTCCGGAGCGAGACTGGGCGGCCTTGGGTCTTGTCTGACGGATTGGAGAATGTTACTGAACAGGGCATTGCTCAATTTGAGTTAATGACAGGCCGCAAAGCGCCTCGGCGGCTTATGACCTACGAGGTTTTACATAATTATGTGGGTGACAGTGGGCGTTTCGACGAGAAAGCTATTCAGGCTCGTTTGGATGGCGTTGGGTCTCCGGTGACTCGGGAAAAGGAGTAG